A section of the Streptomyces sp. NBC_01363 genome encodes:
- a CDS encoding maleylpyruvate isomerase family mycothiol-dependent enzyme — MESVTGRDALDALPEGLGDAVRTTAEEIAALLRGVADTSVPVPGSEWTVGEAAAHLAQANELMADLAAGQERRYGDGTPQSLAAANERALAGFEERAAEPLAGMIVAHADAYLAAMDSTAAGSVVTPLGPMSRVVLGSYLLTHMLGHGYDLARALGRRHMIDRERVALSLPFLMTAMPRVTDAAATARLTAGYTIRLRGGARFGVTFTDGAATVTPRPPARADCTILIEPVTFFLMALGRTDPYGAIARGKVFARGRKPWLALRFPGLFKAP, encoded by the coding sequence ATCGGTGACCGGTCGCGATGCACTCGACGCGCTGCCCGAAGGGCTCGGCGACGCCGTACGGACCACCGCCGAGGAGATCGCAGCGCTGTTGCGCGGAGTTGCCGACACAAGCGTTCCGGTACCCGGCTCGGAGTGGACGGTGGGGGAGGCCGCAGCACATCTGGCGCAGGCCAACGAGCTGATGGCCGACCTCGCGGCCGGGCAGGAACGCCGCTACGGGGACGGTACGCCGCAGAGTCTGGCCGCGGCCAATGAGCGTGCGCTCGCCGGGTTCGAGGAGCGGGCCGCCGAGCCGCTCGCCGGGATGATCGTGGCGCACGCGGACGCCTACCTCGCGGCCATGGACAGCACCGCGGCCGGGAGCGTGGTCACCCCGCTGGGGCCGATGAGCCGGGTGGTGCTGGGCTCGTACCTGCTGACGCACATGCTCGGGCACGGCTACGACCTCGCCCGTGCGCTGGGGCGCCGTCACATGATCGACCGCGAACGCGTCGCACTCTCCCTGCCGTTCCTGATGACGGCCATGCCCAGGGTCACCGATGCCGCGGCCACCGCACGGCTCACCGCCGGGTACACGATCCGCCTGCGGGGCGGCGCCCGATTCGGTGTCACATTCACCGACGGCGCCGCAACCGTCACTCCTCGACCGCCGGCCCGCGCGGACTGCACCATCCTCATCGAGCCGGTCACCTTCTTCCTGATGGCGCTCGGCCGCACCGACCCCTACGGCGCCATCGCCCGGGGCAAGGTGTTCGCCCGGGGTCGCAAACCCTGGCTCGCCCTCCGATTCCCGGGGCTGTTCAAGGCCCCCTGA